From a region of the Nonlabens sp. Hel1_33_55 genome:
- the bshC gene encoding bacillithiol biosynthesis cysteine-adding enzyme BshC, with product MISNKIPYQELRYFSKIIKAYLKESSEVQDLYNRFPRIENFKDQLSEKSQQESLADTRKVLSRVISQQYSEIDSIAAVNENITLLKEENTFTVVTGHQLNLFTGPLYFLYKIISTINLCKALKSEYQDYDFVPVYWMATEDHDFDEIKFFNFGDHKLVYERESAGAVGRLDTDGLENINEQLNILLGASRFAEELSNLFANSYNAENLAIATRKLAHELFKDDGLIIIDGDDTELKRLAIPYFRNELVHKSSFNAVGKTLENWNDGFKIQVNPREINLFYLTDDGRYRIIERDDRFYLDGNETEFSKEEILNELDQHPERFSPNVIMRPLYQEIILPNLCYIGGGGEIAYWLQLKNYFDSEDIPFPILLLRNSALLVTDKQLEKLDALELKVTDLFKVDHELNEQIIKQVSEIEIDFKSQKEFLKKQFDHLYEIAQDTDPSFLGAVGAQERKQIKGLENLEKRLLKAQKRKWNDHLERVAQLKNELFPNDSLQERQANFSFFYKDLGPELLQILKDSLNPLDPRFTVIEL from the coding sequence ATGATTTCAAACAAGATTCCATACCAAGAACTTCGATATTTTTCAAAAATAATTAAAGCATATTTAAAGGAATCCAGTGAGGTGCAGGATCTATACAATCGTTTTCCTCGCATTGAAAACTTTAAAGATCAATTATCAGAAAAGTCCCAACAAGAAAGTCTAGCAGATACCCGAAAGGTTCTATCACGAGTCATCTCTCAACAATATAGTGAGATCGACTCAATCGCAGCAGTGAATGAAAATATTACGCTCTTAAAGGAAGAGAATACTTTTACTGTTGTTACGGGACACCAACTCAACTTATTTACAGGACCACTTTATTTTCTTTATAAGATTATTTCTACAATCAATCTTTGTAAAGCTCTAAAGTCAGAATATCAAGACTATGATTTTGTGCCCGTATACTGGATGGCGACTGAAGATCATGATTTTGACGAGATAAAATTCTTCAATTTTGGTGATCATAAATTGGTTTATGAAAGGGAAAGTGCTGGTGCTGTTGGGCGTCTTGATACAGATGGTCTCGAGAACATCAATGAGCAATTGAATATACTTTTGGGAGCCTCTCGATTTGCAGAGGAACTATCAAATCTATTTGCAAATTCCTACAATGCGGAAAATTTAGCAATCGCAACCAGAAAGCTAGCTCATGAATTATTCAAGGACGATGGATTGATAATTATCGATGGAGATGATACTGAACTCAAGCGACTAGCCATTCCATATTTTAGAAACGAACTTGTTCATAAATCTTCATTTAACGCCGTCGGGAAAACGTTGGAAAACTGGAATGATGGTTTTAAAATTCAAGTAAATCCTAGGGAGATTAACTTGTTTTATTTGACTGACGATGGTCGTTATCGCATTATCGAGCGTGACGATAGATTCTACTTAGATGGTAATGAAACAGAATTTTCCAAGGAAGAAATATTAAATGAGTTGGATCAACATCCAGAACGATTTTCTCCTAACGTAATTATGAGACCGCTCTATCAAGAGATTATTCTACCTAATTTATGTTACATAGGAGGTGGTGGCGAGATAGCTTACTGGTTACAACTCAAGAACTATTTTGATAGTGAAGATATTCCGTTCCCTATTTTATTACTGCGTAATTCGGCATTGTTGGTAACAGACAAACAGCTAGAAAAGCTTGACGCTTTAGAACTAAAAGTTACAGATTTATTTAAAGTAGATCATGAGCTTAACGAGCAAATCATTAAACAGGTCTCTGAGATTGAAATTGACTTCAAAAGCCAGAAAGAATTTCTAAAAAAACAGTTCGATCATCTTTATGAAATTGCTCAAGATACAGATCCATCATTTTTGGGAGCCGTTGGCGCTCAAGAGCGTAAACAAATTAAAGGGCTAGAAAACTTAGAAAAGAGACTTCTAAAAGCTCAAAAGCGTAAATGGAACGATCATCTAGAGCGAGTCGCTCAACTCAAAAACGAGCTTTTTCCTAACGACAGTCTTCAAGAACGGCAAGCCAACTTCTCATTTTTTTATAAAGATTTAGGACCAGAATTATTGCAAATCCTCAAGGATTCACTGAATCCTTTAGACCCAAGATTCACGGTTATTGAACTGTGA
- the guaA gene encoding glutamine-hydrolyzing GMP synthase: protein MQNSVLILDFGSQYTQLIARRVRELNIYCEIHPFHKVPEDLSSFKAVILSGSPFSVRADDAPHPDLSSIKGKLPLLGVCYGAQYLAHFHGGQVAPSNTREYGRAHLTVIKDAETLFQNITENSQVWMSHSDTIKSLPENAVTLASTQDVLNAAYRVDGEQTYGIQFHPEVYHSTDGKQLLHNFLIEIAGLKPDWTPGAFVDMTVEELKEKVGDDKVVLGLSGGVDSSVAAILLHKAIGKNLYCIFVNNGLLRKDEYDQVLDQYKDMGLNVKGVDATARFMDALKNVEDPELKRKAIGRVFIEVFDDEAHAIEDVKFLAQGTIYPDVIESISVNGPSATIKSHHNVGGLPDFMKLKIVEPLRMLFKDEVRRVGAEMGMAKNLLGRHPFPGPGLAIRILGDVDQEKVRLLQEADAIFIANLKKWELYDKVWQAGAILLPVNSVGVMGDERTYEKCVALRAVESTDGMTADWVDLPYKFLQDTSNEIINKVKGVNRVVYDISSKPPATIEWE from the coding sequence ATGCAGAACAGTGTTTTAATTCTAGATTTCGGTTCCCAGTACACACAACTCATCGCACGACGTGTGCGCGAGCTCAATATTTACTGTGAGATCCATCCATTTCATAAAGTTCCTGAAGATCTTTCTTCCTTTAAGGCGGTTATTCTTTCAGGTAGTCCTTTTTCAGTTCGTGCAGATGACGCGCCACATCCAGATTTGAGTTCAATAAAAGGTAAACTACCATTATTGGGAGTTTGTTATGGAGCACAATACCTGGCTCATTTTCATGGCGGTCAAGTAGCACCTTCTAATACGAGAGAATATGGTAGAGCTCATCTAACCGTAATCAAGGATGCAGAAACCCTATTCCAAAACATTACAGAGAATTCACAAGTGTGGATGTCTCACAGTGATACAATTAAATCCTTACCAGAAAATGCGGTAACTCTTGCCAGTACACAAGATGTCCTAAATGCAGCCTATAGAGTTGATGGTGAGCAAACCTATGGAATACAATTCCACCCAGAGGTTTATCATAGTACAGACGGCAAGCAACTGCTACATAACTTCTTAATAGAGATAGCTGGATTAAAACCAGACTGGACTCCAGGCGCATTTGTAGACATGACGGTTGAGGAGTTGAAGGAAAAAGTAGGCGATGATAAAGTGGTATTGGGATTAAGTGGTGGCGTTGATTCTAGCGTTGCTGCCATATTACTTCACAAAGCTATAGGCAAGAACCTCTATTGCATATTTGTGAACAATGGTTTGTTGCGCAAGGACGAGTACGATCAAGTACTGGATCAGTATAAGGACATGGGACTTAACGTCAAAGGAGTCGATGCGACGGCACGGTTTATGGATGCCTTGAAGAATGTGGAAGATCCTGAGTTAAAACGAAAGGCCATAGGCCGCGTATTTATTGAGGTTTTTGATGATGAAGCTCATGCTATTGAAGACGTAAAGTTTCTAGCGCAAGGAACTATTTATCCTGATGTTATTGAAAGTATATCAGTGAATGGACCTAGTGCGACCATCAAATCGCATCACAATGTAGGCGGCTTGCCAGACTTCATGAAGCTTAAAATCGTGGAACCGTTACGCATGTTATTTAAAGATGAAGTGCGTCGCGTAGGAGCAGAAATGGGAATGGCCAAAAACCTTTTAGGCAGACATCCATTTCCTGGACCAGGACTCGCGATACGTATTTTAGGAGATGTGGATCAGGAGAAAGTGCGATTGTTACAAGAGGCAGATGCGATTTTTATAGCCAACCTTAAGAAGTGGGAACTGTATGACAAGGTATGGCAAGCTGGAGCAATTCTGCTACCCGTGAATTCCGTGGGTGTGATGGGTGATGAGCGCACTTATGAAAAGTGTGTTGCGCTACGTGCGGTAGAAAGTACTGATGGTATGACGGCAGATTGGGTAGATCTACCTTACAAATTTCTGCAGGATACCAGTAACGAGATAATAAATAAGGTCAAGGGCGTTAATAGAGTAGTGTATGACATTAGTTCTAAACCACCCGCAACCATTGAATGGGAATAA
- the fahA gene encoding fumarylacetoacetase → MPAETNNPNRRSWIGYSKDSHFPIQNIPFGVFLTRENVITIGTRIGDHAIDLGALQELGYFSNVPLTDDMFMQDTLNDFISDGKKTWRLVRNRIGDIFDKENSELRDHKENRDRVIFHMDEVEMQLPVLIGDYTDFYSSKEHAVNVGSMFRDKENALMPNWIHMPIAYHGRSSSIIPSGINIHRPKGQMLDNNSQDPIFGSSKKVDFELETAFITTDANKLGEPIDINHAEDYIFGMVLLNDWSARDIQKWEYAPLGPFLGKNFATSISPWIVTMDALEPFRCSGPDQEKTPLKYLKHRPKSSFDIHLEVDLTPENGTPTTLTKSNFKHLYWSMSQQLAHHTINGCRINSGDLMGSGTISGSTSDSYGSMLELSWNGQQPIKLNDGTQRNFIEDNDTVTMRGYCNNSSVRIGFGEVSNKLIPSYTSSGKGSK, encoded by the coding sequence ATGCCAGCCGAAACTAACAACCCAAACCGTAGGTCATGGATAGGATACAGCAAGGATTCCCATTTCCCCATTCAAAACATCCCTTTTGGAGTTTTTCTTACTCGAGAGAATGTTATTACTATTGGAACTCGTATCGGTGATCATGCCATTGATTTAGGTGCCTTGCAAGAGTTAGGCTATTTTTCCAATGTGCCTTTGACTGATGATATGTTCATGCAGGATACTTTAAATGATTTCATTTCGGATGGTAAAAAAACATGGAGACTTGTTCGCAACAGAATAGGTGACATATTTGATAAAGAAAATTCTGAACTCAGAGATCATAAAGAGAATAGAGATCGTGTTATTTTTCATATGGATGAAGTGGAGATGCAATTGCCTGTTCTTATAGGTGACTATACTGATTTCTATAGCAGTAAAGAACACGCTGTGAACGTTGGTAGCATGTTTAGAGATAAGGAAAATGCCTTAATGCCTAACTGGATTCACATGCCTATAGCTTATCATGGTAGATCCAGTTCTATAATACCTTCTGGTATTAATATCCATAGACCTAAAGGGCAAATGCTGGATAATAACAGTCAAGATCCAATTTTTGGTTCATCAAAAAAAGTTGATTTTGAGCTGGAGACCGCTTTTATCACTACGGATGCAAACAAATTAGGAGAACCCATCGATATCAATCATGCAGAGGATTACATTTTTGGAATGGTGCTGCTCAATGACTGGAGTGCCCGTGATATTCAAAAATGGGAATATGCGCCTTTAGGGCCATTTTTAGGAAAGAATTTTGCAACTTCTATAAGTCCTTGGATTGTGACGATGGATGCTTTGGAGCCTTTCAGATGTTCTGGTCCAGATCAAGAAAAAACGCCTTTGAAATATTTGAAGCACCGGCCAAAAAGTAGTTTTGATATACATCTTGAGGTGGATCTCACTCCAGAAAATGGCACGCCTACCACTCTTACCAAATCAAACTTTAAGCATCTTTATTGGAGTATGTCCCAGCAACTTGCGCACCACACCATTAATGGATGCCGTATTAACAGTGGAGACCTTATGGGAAGTGGTACTATATCTGGATCCACTTCAGACAGTTATGGTTCAATGCTAGAGCTTAGCTGGAACGGGCAACAACCTATAAAGTTGAACGACGGTACACAGCGCAATTTTATTGAGGACAACGATACGGTAACGATGAGAGGTTATTGCAACAATAGTTCGGTACGTATAGGTTTTGGCGAGGTTTCTAACAAGTTAATTCCTTCATACACCTCTAGCGGTAAAGGCAGCAAATAG